Within Pseudomonas brassicacearum, the genomic segment TCGTGCGTAAGTTGACTCAATTGGTTCTCCTGGCGACCTTACTGGTCGCAGGTCCGGCTTTTGCCGACATGAAGATCGCCGTGCTGAATTATCAGATGGCCCTGCTGGAATCCGACGCGGCGAAGAAATATGCCGTGGATGCGGAGAAGAAATTCGGCCCGCAACTGACCAAGCTCAAGGGCCTGGAAAGCAGCGCCAAGGGCATTCAGGATCGTCTGGTAGCCGGTGGCGACAAGATGGCCCAGGGTGAGCGCGAGCGTCTGGAGCTTGAATTCAAGCAAAAGGCCCGTGACTTCCAGTTCCAGTCCAAGGAGCTGAACGAAGCGAAAGCTGTTGCCGACCGCGAGATGCTCAAGCAACTCAAGCCTAAACTCGACCGAGCCGTGGAAGAAGTCATCAAGAAAGGTGGTTTTGACCTGGTGTTCGAGCGTGGCGCTGTGATCGATGTCAAGCCTCAATACGACATCACGCGCCAGGTGATCGAGCGCATGAATCAGCTGAAGTAATCCATGACAGCGACTATCAAGCTCGGCCAGTTGGCCGAGTTCCTCGGCGCCACCCTGCGTGGCGACCCGGAGAAGGCAATTACTGGGCTAGCCACTTTGCAAGAGGCTGGCCCAGCTCAGTTGAGCTTTCTGGCAAATCCTCAATACCGCAAATACCTGGCCGACAGCCGGGCAGCCGCGCTATTGCTCAAGGCCGCTGACGCCGATGGGTTTGCCGGCGATGCCCTGATCGTGCCCGATCCGTACCTGGCGTATGCCCGCGTTTCCCATCTGTTCGATCCCAAGCCGAAATCGGTTGCCGGTATTCACCCCAGCGCAGTGATCGCGGCAGATGCCGTGGTTGACCCCACGGCCAGCGTCGGCCCGTTCGTGGTCATCGAAAGCGCGGCACGAA encodes:
- a CDS encoding OmpH family outer membrane protein translates to MRKLTQLVLLATLLVAGPAFADMKIAVLNYQMALLESDAAKKYAVDAEKKFGPQLTKLKGLESSAKGIQDRLVAGGDKMAQGERERLELEFKQKARDFQFQSKELNEAKAVADREMLKQLKPKLDRAVEEVIKKGGFDLVFERGAVIDVKPQYDITRQVIERMNQLK